ataattccaAGAGTTGGCAAGGCAGTATGGATGAACTACGATGCttcaacataatttattttttagacGAAATTATAGCAATTTATTAGAAATTAAGGATTGCAATCATTAAATTAGCGATGCTAAACAAAAATGATTTAGAATATAGAAAGAACTTACTAGATATTGAAATATTTCCAGAAAACTACAATCCGGGTACATATTTAAAAGGTACAAACATTTGAATGGCATAAGTAATTAAATCAATATTTGATACACAAAAATTACTTTCTTGATGAAGAAATTCTTATAAAAAGAAACCCAAGTCCACCTCATTCAGAGAATTCTTCAAAACTAAAGACATATATAAGAGATTGCTAAACATTTCAAGATTTATCTCCAAATCTTCCTCCTGATATGAGAAAAACAATGATTCCGGAGAGGGGACTATGTGACGGGTGGAAGAAAGGGGGCGGCGTACGACTATTTATAGTTGGTTTGTCTTCCTGAAACCCTAGTGTGCCGTGACAGTATTTGTGGGCTGCTGAGGTCTATCTTAGAAGCCCATATATTGGGCTTTACCTAAGCTTTTACAAAGCTCTATTTGTTGATCATGTTGGGCTTACCCACTCAATCGGGATGTCCTATCATACAATTTGACaattttttccctttctttttgcAAATCAAACCTGAAAAATGAGTTGAGTGTTTACTAATTATTACAATAACTTAGTAatacggtttagtgatattcctctttacttgtgaATGAGAGACTTTAAGTTTGATTCTAGCCaatgatgaatttgaatcaGATTATTACCAGTCAATTGTAAGACTTAACTCACTCTCAAAcacccttagtatagataatatcatttattcaataaaattaattactaCCCACCTCTTAAGAGGTTGGGGTGTGCTTTACTTATCCATGGTCTTAGAGCATGTTTAATGGGAATCAATAGAGGTGGTAATGAATTTCTCATTATGACTTATTTTTAGTACAAGTTAATCACTTTAATGTCTTGCTTAATTATAAATTCACGTAATAAggttcagttcggttttttttttttcaatgcaccaattttgttattttgtttttcggCAAtgcaccttttttattttagtacTAGTTTGAGATAATGTTATTACTTAAATCCTGCACGAGATCAAGATTGAGATAATCTCATTTTAAGTAGTAGTACTGTACTAATTTTGCTTTATAAATACAATTGGAttctcattgaagatgttatgcTAAAACGTAGCTAGCCACACTATGAAAATAGAACTCATATCTTGAATACGAGAGCAAGTACTCTACCATTGGTAGAAATTTAGAAGGTATGGTCCTTGTGCGTTTTGAAAGTGGATTCTTGAAATTCTTGAACATGACCAATTTTACTGTCAATTTGCATTCACGAGGAAAAATCAGTACTAATGACCTGTGTCGAAATATAAAATTATTCATCGATCTACACTAAATTTCCTTATCATGTTATTTTGTGACACTGGTCTtacatttttttcatttctagTTTAGCGGTTGAGATTGTTACATCGAACTTTTTAATCCACATTACCAACACCGtttgttttttaaatcaaaAGTATAAGGAGAAAAATCTAGTTTTCAAAAGGATGTGAAAGTATTTGAGAATAGCAGTATTTTGTAGATGCCCTGTCCATATCAGTAGTTGAGTGCCTTGATACTCTAATGTGTTCTATTGGTCCCAATCTAATTCTTCTACTCTTTCTCACTTCAATATCATGATATTTTAGAGTCTAGATGTTTATTCCTTAAATTCAAGTCTATGGTTTCAACTCAACCAAGTCATGATTGATTTCGTGGTGGTTTGTGATTCCTCCTTATGCTCTTCCTCAACGAGAATTCTAGGGTATGTACATTGACGATGACGTACTTTCATGAATTTAACGATAAAGTGAGTGTTCAAgaatttaacataatttaattGCTGAATGCGGTCCCCTCAAACCTTCATGCTTATGGCACCACTCAAAGATGGATGGGGCAAAATTAGGTAACCTTCCAAGCCTTTATTTCTAAGGAGCTTGCCCCAAAAGTCAGCCTCTAGACCTTAATGGAACCAATTTGGACTGATTTCCTAGATTTCTCGTTTACACTTTATTTTTTCGTATGTTTAGTGGACCTAACAAAAGAGTAAATGATGAAGATTCCTGACCAAAGgcaaataatcatataaatGGGGACAATTCTTATTTTCACAAGCATTTGTACTTATTGTGCCATAATATAAAGAAGTATAAAACAAATGAGTTCGAGAGTAtttagtttatgtttttttcAAGAATAATAACAatgtagtaattttttttttagacaaCTGTCATTCATAAAATTTGAACTAAACATTCTCGGACAAAACGGAGAATTTATTCCATTAGATCAAATCAGTTAGTATCATATTTTTATGCATGATCTCTCCTTTTGTGTATATAATATGatacaaaagcaaaagaagaaattGTGGGGTTTTCACACTAATTTTGGAAAGGGGGAAACAATTAATGGTTTCAATTAGGAATTATAGAATTCTTTTCCTTTCCATACCTTGACAACACTAATCTCCCTGTTGAACTTGATCTCTTCAGTACCAGAGGACCCTTTACCAAGCTGAAAACTCCACTACTTCTAGGGTTGTTACTGGATTTGGAATTCTGTTCTTGATCAACTCCTTTTGATGATCCAATTTCCATGGAAAATTGAAGATTTTCGCTATAAAATTGGGCACTTCCCATCTGATTTTCCAAGtcctcttcatcatcttcaCTATCATGCAAATGCAACACATCAGCAATGGAAACTGATCTCCTCAATTGCTGCTGGATCCCATGATCTTGTCCAATCTCACAACTGCTCACTCTACTCTCCAACTGACCAACAACCTCGTCCGAATTATCTTGAACCACCAAAATACTTGCATTACTCCTGTGTTGGTATTCCGAAGCAGACGCGTTCACCTCCTCCTGTTGATTTCCATCGACCGGAGGCACCGCTTGTTGTTGATGAGGCACCAAAGCAATGGCAGGAGCAGCAATGTTCGACCGGCACAGCGGACAACTAGAATGAGATTTGAGCCAAGTATCAATGCAAGGAACATGGAAAGCATGGTTACATTTTGGCAACAGCCTCAGGCTCTCATTTTCTTCAAACTCACTTAAGCAAACCGAGCAATCGGTGCCTTCCACAAGCATATCACCTTTCTTGTACTTGTGAACCGTGATGGACTTGATCAGGGACTCATCCAGACCGTTATTTGAGCCTGGCATCGATTCACTAACTAGGTTTGGATTCGAGCTGTCCATTTCCATGTCTCGAGCGCCATCACTGCCTCTTCGCCGGCAGTATCTGGTTATGATGGTGTAGTAAGTGACTAGAATGAAGGCACTAGCAAAGATGCCAATGATTGCTATAATGAGAGGAGAGAGATCTGTTGGAGAGTCTTGTTGGTTTTGATCATCGGTTTCGGCCAAATCAAATGCAGGTGGAGGACCAATGATATAGCACCACTGAGGGCAGTAGATGCTGCAAATCCCTTGGGAACAATCTTTGTATGTGTCATATGTTGCCCATGGATTTTGGTTTCCTGCAGAGCCCATATGACCAAAAAAAACTCAATAACCCTAGCTCCTGCCAGAtcttgcaagtctttttcttttcttaatttggTCACTCCCCTTTTACTTTGCTTGATTTATGCtaatgttagagagagagagagagagagagagagagagagaaagggaagcAAAGTAGTAGAGGAGAAGGGAGGTGGATTATTGATGTGTGACTCCCTTGTAT
This region of Malus domestica chromosome 07, GDT2T_hap1 genomic DNA includes:
- the LOC103410069 gene encoding RING-H2 finger protein ATL52-like; protein product: MGSAGNQNPWATYDTYKDCSQGICSIYCPQWCYIIGPPPAFDLAETDDQNQQDSPTDLSPLIIAIIGIFASAFILVTYYTIITRYCRRRGSDGARDMEMDSSNPNLVSESMPGSNNGLDESLIKSITVHKYKKGDMLVEGTDCSVCLSEFEENESLRLLPKCNHAFHVPCIDTWLKSHSSCPLCRSNIAAPAIALVPHQQQAVPPVDGNQQEEVNASASEYQHRSNASILVVQDNSDEVVGQLESRVSSCEIGQDHGIQQQLRRSVSIADVLHLHDSEDDEEDLENQMGSAQFYSENLQFSMEIGSSKGVDQEQNSKSSNNPRSSGVFSLVKGPLVLKRSSSTGRLVLSRYGKEKNSIIPN